A window of the Kosakonia radicincitans DSM 16656 genome harbors these coding sequences:
- a CDS encoding LysM-like peptidoglycan-binding domain-containing protein, whose amino-acid sequence MPGRFELKPTLVKIWQAPDHFRLMDPLPPFHRRGLILAALLVVIGFLLPSTDDTRPVPTSREAQIQLPSSTAAQPASPAQTPPAVVNDTQQVAPGAEESLEQQQPEQQPVQQQEAPVAQSRPTVPSSGGIEQQWRSYRVEEGKTLAQLFRDHNLPPTDVYAMAKVEGDGKPLSSLKNGQMVKIRQNANGVVTGLTIETSGQQVLFTRQPDGSFIRAR is encoded by the coding sequence ATGCCCGGGCGATTTGAACTGAAACCTACCCTGGTGAAAATCTGGCAAGCCCCGGACCATTTTCGCCTTATGGACCCGCTCCCGCCGTTTCACCGTCGCGGTTTGATCCTGGCCGCGTTGCTGGTGGTTATCGGCTTCCTGCTACCGTCAACGGACGATACGAGGCCGGTTCCCACCTCACGCGAAGCGCAAATTCAGTTACCTTCCTCCACTGCCGCTCAGCCTGCCTCCCCTGCGCAAACACCGCCAGCGGTGGTGAACGATACGCAACAGGTCGCTCCAGGCGCTGAAGAGTCGCTCGAACAGCAGCAACCAGAGCAACAGCCGGTGCAACAGCAAGAGGCCCCGGTGGCGCAAAGCCGTCCGACAGTTCCCTCTTCCGGCGGTATTGAACAACAGTGGCGATCTTATCGTGTGGAAGAAGGGAAAACGCTGGCGCAACTGTTCCGCGATCATAATCTGCCGCCCACCGATGTTTACGCGATGGCGAAAGTGGAAGGTGACGGGAAACCGCTGAGCAGCCTGAAAAACGGCCAGATGGTGAAGATTCGCCAGAATGCTAACGGCGTAGTAACCGGATTAACCATTGAGACCAGCGGCCAGCAGGTGCTGTTTACCCGACAGCCGGACGGCAGCTTTATTCGCGCACGTTAA
- the ytfE gene encoding iron-sulfur cluster repair protein YtfE, with translation MAFRDQPLGELALSIPRASALFRQYDMDYCCGGKQTLGRSAARKELDIDVIEAELAKLAEQPIEKDWRVATLSEIIDHIIVRYHNHHREQLPELILQATKVERVHADKPNVPRGLTKYLTMLHQELSSHMMKEEQILFPMIKQGMGSQAMGPITVMESEHDEAGELLEVIKHITNNVTPPPEACTTWKAMYNGINLLIDDLMEHISLENNNLFPRALAGE, from the coding sequence ATGGCTTTCCGCGATCAACCCCTGGGTGAGCTGGCGCTCTCAATCCCCCGCGCCTCCGCACTGTTCCGTCAATATGATATGGACTACTGCTGCGGCGGTAAGCAGACGCTCGGCCGCTCTGCGGCGCGCAAAGAGCTGGATATTGATGTGATTGAAGCCGAACTGGCAAAACTGGCCGAACAGCCCATCGAGAAAGACTGGCGCGTTGCCACACTTTCGGAAATCATCGACCACATTATCGTGCGTTACCATAATCACCACCGTGAACAACTGCCGGAGCTGATTTTGCAGGCCACCAAAGTAGAGCGCGTGCATGCCGATAAACCGAATGTCCCGCGCGGGTTAACCAAATATTTGACGATGCTGCACCAGGAGCTTTCCAGCCATATGATGAAAGAGGAGCAGATCCTGTTCCCGATGATCAAGCAGGGCATGGGTTCGCAGGCCATGGGGCCGATCACGGTGATGGAGAGTGAACACGATGAAGCCGGTGAATTGCTGGAAGTGATTAAGCACATCACCAACAACGTCACGCCGCCGCCGGAAGCCTGTACCACCTGGAAAGCCATGTATAACGGCATCAATCTGTTAATTGACGACCTGATGGAACACATCAGTCTGGAAAACAATAACCTGTTTCCGCGTGCCCTCGCAGGCGAATAA
- the rplI gene encoding 50S ribosomal protein L9 — MQVILLDKVANLGSLGDQVNVKAGYARNFLVPQGKAVPATKKNVEYFEARRAELEAKLADVLAAANARAEEINALGTVTIASKAGDEGKLFGSIGTRDIADAVTAAGVKVAKSEVRLPNGVLRTTGEHEVDFQVHSEVFAKLIVNVVAE, encoded by the coding sequence ATGCAAGTTATTCTGCTTGATAAAGTAGCAAACCTGGGTAGCCTGGGTGATCAGGTTAACGTTAAAGCGGGTTACGCTCGTAACTTCCTGGTACCGCAGGGCAAAGCTGTTCCGGCTACCAAGAAAAACGTTGAATATTTCGAAGCACGTCGCGCTGAACTGGAAGCCAAACTGGCTGACGTTCTGGCAGCTGCTAACGCTCGCGCTGAAGAAATCAACGCACTGGGCACCGTTACCATCGCGTCTAAAGCAGGCGACGAAGGTAAACTGTTCGGTTCCATCGGTACTCGCGATATCGCTGACGCAGTGACTGCGGCTGGCGTTAAAGTGGCTAAGAGCGAAGTTCGTCTGCCGAACGGCGTTCTGCGTACCACTGGTGAGCACGAAGTGGACTTCCAGGTTCACAGCGAAGTATTCGCTAAGCTGATTGTAAACGTTGTTGCTGAGTAA
- the priB gene encoding primosomal replication protein N, with protein MANRLVLSGTVCRTPLRKVSPSGIPHCQFVLEHRSVQEEAGFHRQAWCQMPVIISGQENQAITQSITVGSAVTVQGFISCHKAKNGLTKMVLHAEQIELIDSGD; from the coding sequence ATGGCCAATCGACTGGTGTTGTCCGGCACCGTGTGCAGGACCCCGCTTCGTAAGGTCAGCCCGTCAGGAATTCCTCACTGCCAGTTCGTGCTTGAGCACCGTTCTGTGCAGGAGGAAGCCGGTTTTCACCGGCAGGCGTGGTGCCAAATGCCTGTAATAATCAGCGGGCAGGAGAACCAGGCCATTACTCAAAGTATAACGGTCGGTAGCGCAGTAACTGTTCAGGGATTCATCAGTTGCCACAAGGCAAAGAATGGCCTGACAAAAATGGTTCTGCATGCCGAGCAGATTGAATTGATAGATTCTGGAGACTAG
- the fklB gene encoding FKBP-type peptidyl-prolyl cis-trans isomerase, which produces MTTPTFDTIEAQASYGIGLQVGQQLSESGLEGLLPEALVAGIADALAGKQPAVPVDVVHRALREIHERADAVRRSRFEEMAAEGVKYLEENREREGVNSTESGLQFRVITQGEGAIPARTDRVRVHYTGKLIDGSVFDSSVARGEPAEFPVNGVIAGWIEALTLMPVGSKWELTIPHNLAYGERGAGASIPPFSTLVFEVELLEIL; this is translated from the coding sequence ATGACAACCCCAACTTTTGACACGATCGAAGCGCAAGCCAGCTATGGCATCGGTTTACAGGTCGGACAGCAGCTTAGCGAATCCGGGTTAGAGGGGCTGTTACCGGAAGCGCTGGTCGCGGGCATCGCGGACGCGCTGGCAGGCAAACAACCTGCTGTACCGGTTGACGTTGTACATCGCGCCCTGCGTGAAATCCACGAACGTGCCGACGCAGTGCGTCGCTCCCGTTTTGAAGAGATGGCGGCGGAAGGCGTGAAATATCTGGAAGAGAACCGCGAGCGTGAAGGCGTGAACAGCACCGAATCCGGTTTGCAGTTCCGCGTCATCACTCAGGGCGAAGGCGCAATCCCGGCGCGCACCGACCGTGTTCGCGTGCACTACACCGGTAAACTGATTGACGGTAGCGTATTCGATAGCTCTGTCGCGCGCGGCGAACCGGCTGAATTCCCGGTTAATGGCGTTATCGCTGGCTGGATCGAAGCCCTGACGCTGATGCCGGTCGGCTCCAAATGGGAACTGACTATCCCGCACAACCTCGCTTATGGCGAGCGTGGCGCTGGCGCATCTATCCCGCCATTCAGCACACTGGTATTTGAGGTGGAACTGCTGGAAATTCTGTAA
- the cycA gene encoding D-serine/D-alanine/glycine transporter, producing MVDQVKVAADEQAPAEQSLRRNLTNRHIQLIAIGGAIGTGLFMGSGKTISLAGPSIIFVYMIIGFMLFFVMRAMGELLLSNLEYKSFSDFAADLLGPWAGYFTGWTYWFCWVVTGMADVVAITAYAQFWFPGIADWVAALAVVLLLLSLNLATVKMFGEMEFWFAMIKIVAIVALIIVGVVMVLMHFKSPTGVEASFAHLWNNGGWFPKGISGFFAGFQIAVFAFVGIELVGTTAAETKDPEKSLPRAINSIPLRIIMFYVFALIVIMSVTPWSSVVPDKSPFVELFMLVGIPAAASIINFVVLTSAASSANSGVFSTSRMLFGLAQEKMAPKAFATLSKRAVPAKGLTFSCICLLGGVVMLYVNPSAIAAFTMITTVSAILFMFVWTIILCSYLVYRKQRPHLHEKSSYKMPLGKLMCWVCMAFFAFVLVLLTLEADTREALIVTPLWFIVLGAGWLYAGKKRLADRQP from the coding sequence ATGGTAGATCAGGTTAAAGTCGCAGCCGACGAACAGGCTCCGGCTGAACAGTCGCTACGGCGAAATCTCACAAACCGGCATATACAGCTTATTGCGATCGGCGGCGCTATCGGCACCGGGCTGTTTATGGGCTCCGGCAAAACCATCAGCCTCGCAGGTCCGTCGATCATTTTTGTTTATATGATCATCGGCTTTATGCTGTTTTTCGTGATGCGCGCAATGGGTGAGTTGCTGCTGTCGAACCTCGAATATAAATCATTTAGCGACTTCGCCGCCGATCTGCTGGGACCGTGGGCGGGGTACTTTACCGGCTGGACCTACTGGTTCTGCTGGGTGGTGACCGGGATGGCGGACGTAGTAGCGATCACTGCCTACGCGCAATTCTGGTTTCCGGGCATTGCCGACTGGGTCGCTGCGCTGGCGGTAGTATTGCTGCTGCTGAGCCTCAATCTCGCGACGGTAAAAATGTTCGGCGAGATGGAATTCTGGTTTGCGATGATCAAAATCGTTGCCATTGTTGCGCTGATTATTGTGGGCGTGGTGATGGTGCTGATGCACTTCAAATCGCCGACGGGCGTTGAAGCCTCGTTCGCGCACCTGTGGAATAACGGCGGCTGGTTCCCGAAAGGCATCAGCGGTTTCTTCGCCGGTTTCCAGATTGCAGTCTTCGCCTTTGTAGGGATCGAACTGGTTGGCACAACGGCGGCAGAAACAAAAGATCCGGAGAAATCCCTGCCGCGGGCGATTAACTCCATTCCGCTGCGCATTATCATGTTCTATGTCTTTGCGCTGATCGTCATTATGTCGGTAACGCCGTGGAGCTCGGTCGTCCCGGATAAAAGCCCGTTTGTGGAACTGTTTATGCTGGTCGGTATTCCGGCGGCTGCGAGCATCATCAACTTTGTAGTGCTGACTTCTGCCGCGTCGTCGGCGAACAGTGGTGTCTTCTCAACCAGCCGTATGCTGTTTGGTCTTGCGCAAGAGAAGATGGCGCCGAAGGCGTTCGCGACACTCTCTAAACGCGCGGTGCCGGCAAAAGGGTTGACCTTCTCCTGTATCTGCCTGCTGGGCGGCGTGGTGATGCTCTACGTGAACCCGAGCGCGATTGCCGCGTTCACCATGATCACTACCGTATCGGCCATTCTGTTTATGTTTGTCTGGACGATCATTCTCTGCTCGTACCTGGTTTACCGTAAACAGCGTCCGCATCTGCACGAAAAATCGAGCTACAAAATGCCGCTGGGCAAATTGATGTGCTGGGTGTGCATGGCCTTCTTTGCTTTCGTACTGGTGCTGCTGACGCTGGAAGCGGATACCCGTGAAGCGCTGATCGTCACGCCGCTGTGGTTTATTGTGCTGGGCGCGGGCTGGCTCTATGCCGGTAAAAAACGTCTGGCTGACCGTCAGCCATAA
- the rpsR gene encoding 30S ribosomal protein S18, translating to MARYFRRRKFCRFTAEGVQEIDYKDIATLKNYITESGKIVPSRITGTRAKYQRQLARAIKRARYLSLLPYTDRHQ from the coding sequence ATGGCACGTTATTTCCGTCGTCGCAAGTTCTGCCGTTTCACCGCGGAAGGCGTTCAAGAGATCGACTATAAAGACATCGCTACGCTGAAAAACTACATCACCGAAAGCGGTAAGATTGTCCCGAGCCGTATCACCGGTACCCGTGCAAAATATCAGCGTCAGCTGGCACGCGCTATCAAACGCGCTCGCTACCTGTCCCTGCTGCCGTACACTGATCGTCATCAGTAA